A DNA window from Pseudomonadota bacterium contains the following coding sequences:
- a CDS encoding acyl-CoA dehydrogenase family protein, with translation MDFQLDSELVQIQDTVRKFCEKEVTPHAEEWEKNEFFPRETIRKMGGLGFFASPFPEQYGGTELGFLANIIVAEELGRASLGLACCLNMQSGTCPMTLLLNGNEEQKEKFLPGIISGELLGCFAVTEPNAATDVAGIETKAIKDGDHYILNGSKMWITHSSVFDVGICFAKTDPTQRHKGLSAFIIEKGMEGMTGMAEKDKLGVRSSDTGQIVFEDVRVPKENLIGEEGQGFKIAESALTYGRANIAGRSLGIGQAAVDAALKYANEREQFGKKIGFFQMNKQIIADMVAEIDASRLLVYRAAWLQDQKRPSSNESTIAKFYASEAAVRAVIGAAKIHGAYTYSSEYPVARLYRDVMLMTAGEGTSNIQRLIIANNALGWK, from the coding sequence ATGGATTTTCAATTAGATTCTGAACTTGTTCAGATTCAAGATACTGTAAGAAAATTTTGCGAAAAAGAAGTAACTCCGCATGCTGAAGAATGGGAAAAAAATGAATTTTTCCCTCGTGAAACAATTAGAAAGATGGGTGGGCTTGGTTTTTTTGCTTCACCGTTTCCGGAACAATATGGTGGCACTGAGCTTGGTTTTCTGGCCAATATCATTGTTGCCGAAGAACTTGGAAGAGCATCGCTGGGCCTTGCCTGTTGCCTTAATATGCAAAGCGGAACCTGTCCGATGACTCTTTTATTAAACGGCAATGAAGAACAAAAGGAGAAGTTTCTTCCTGGAATAATAAGCGGCGAGCTTTTAGGTTGTTTTGCAGTCACAGAACCGAATGCTGCAACCGATGTGGCTGGTATAGAAACAAAAGCCATCAAAGACGGGGATCATTATATTTTAAATGGTTCAAAAATGTGGATTACACATTCTTCGGTATTTGATGTCGGGATTTGTTTTGCAAAAACTGATCCTACTCAAAGGCATAAAGGATTGTCTGCTTTTATTATTGAAAAAGGTATGGAAGGTATGACCGGGATGGCTGAAAAGGATAAGCTTGGTGTTCGCTCTTCCGATACCGGTCAGATAGTATTTGAAGATGTTAGAGTGCCCAAAGAAAATCTGATTGGCGAAGAAGGGCAGGGTTTTAAAATTGCGGAAAGCGCCTTAACATACGGAAGAGCAAATATTGCCGGCAGATCTCTTGGAATCGGTCAGGCAGCAGTGGATGCCGCTTTAAAATATGCAAATGAGAGAGAGCAGTTCGGAAAGAAAATCGGTTTTTTCCAGATGAACAAGCAGATTATTGCAGATATGGTTGCAGAAATTGATGCTTCAAGATTGCTTGTGTATCGTGCAGCCTGGTTGCAGGATCAAAAAAGGCCAAGTTCAAATGAGAGCACAATTGCAAAATTTTATGCATCTGAAGCAGCAGTTAGAGCGGTTATCGGAGCAGCCAAGATTCATGGAGCTTACACTTATTCTTCCGAATATCCGGTAGCAAGACTGTACCGTGATGTTATGCTGATGACGGCCGGTGAAGGAACATCGAATATTCAAAGATTAATAATCGCCAACAATGCGTTAGGCTGGAAGTAA
- a CDS encoding 4-hydroxybutyrate CoA-transferase, whose translation MKYGNQPKTGKISISDAIGMIKSGQRVSLSPVCAEPLNLVKELINQKDRLENVTLYTMMPMGDCEYSGPDMLKHFNVKVFSVGPKLMKALNQGYAEYIPCHLSQIPFFFRERLVESDIALVQMSTPDNHGYCSLGVSVSYIRPVIDNAKIVIAEINDQMPRTLGDSMVHISQVDYIVETSHPIPTIPVPKIGAVETKIAQITAELVPDGAAVQVGIGNIADAILQELTLKKNLTIHTGTFSDGAVALAKSGALDGMKGQPESGRMTTTELIGTTELYNFCHNNPLVSLRPIDFTHNINVLSQINNLISVTAGIEIDLSGQVNAEMRGKTLVNGVGGQLDFVRGAGASFGGKSIVVFPSTAKKGEISRIVPKLGEGVTATVGRADIDYVITEFGVAHLRGKTLSERARELIAVAHPDFRQELKSAFNKINN comes from the coding sequence ATGAAATATGGGAATCAACCTAAAACAGGTAAAATAAGTATTTCAGATGCTATAGGCATGATCAAGAGCGGCCAGCGGGTTTCGTTGAGCCCTGTATGTGCTGAGCCGCTCAATTTAGTTAAAGAACTGATTAATCAGAAGGATAGGCTTGAAAATGTTACCCTGTATACCATGATGCCTATGGGGGACTGTGAATATTCAGGTCCTGATATGTTAAAGCACTTTAATGTAAAAGTGTTTTCTGTCGGTCCCAAATTGATGAAGGCTTTAAATCAAGGTTATGCCGAATATATTCCCTGCCATCTTTCACAGATACCGTTTTTTTTCAGGGAACGTCTTGTAGAATCTGATATAGCACTTGTTCAGATGTCGACTCCGGACAATCATGGATATTGCAGCCTTGGAGTTAGTGTAAGCTACATCAGGCCGGTGATAGATAATGCAAAAATTGTTATAGCCGAAATAAATGACCAGATGCCCAGAACTCTGGGTGATTCTATGGTGCATATTTCCCAGGTGGATTATATTGTAGAAACTTCACATCCGATACCGACCATTCCTGTTCCGAAGATAGGAGCAGTTGAAACAAAGATAGCCCAAATAACGGCGGAACTTGTTCCGGACGGGGCGGCAGTCCAGGTTGGGATCGGGAACATAGCGGATGCAATACTTCAGGAACTGACCTTAAAAAAGAATCTGACCATACATACAGGGACTTTTTCGGACGGTGCTGTGGCATTGGCAAAATCGGGTGCTCTTGACGGCATGAAAGGACAGCCTGAAAGCGGTAGAATGACTACTACCGAGTTAATAGGCACCACGGAATTATATAACTTTTGTCATAACAATCCTCTGGTTTCTCTTCGTCCCATAGATTTTACGCATAATATTAATGTGCTGAGTCAGATCAATAATTTGATAAGTGTGACCGCAGGTATTGAGATAGATCTGTCAGGCCAGGTTAATGCGGAAATGCGTGGCAAAACTCTTGTAAACGGTGTTGGCGGTCAGCTGGATTTTGTCCGGGGTGCAGGAGCCTCTTTTGGGGGAAAGTCAATTGTTGTTTTTCCATCTACTGCAAAAAAAGGAGAAATATCCCGGATTGTGCCGAAACTTGGTGAGGGAGTTACTGCAACTGTAGGCAGGGCGGATATAGATTATGTAATTACTGAATTTGGTGTTGCGCATCTTAGAGGTAAAACTCTTTCGGAAAGAGCAAGGGAATTAATTGCTGTCGCCCATCCGGATTTTCGACAAGAACTAAAAAGCGCTTTCAATAAGATAAACAATTAG
- a CDS encoding acyl-CoA dehydrogenase family protein: MDFELSEEQKMFRDQIRNFAETEIAPLVDEAEEKEVTPLQLFPMMGKLGYLGITYSEKYGGAEVDKITECILIEELNKVCAGIAGVVSTTHSGLGTRAINDYGTEEQKQRFLVPAIKGEKIAAFALTEADAGSDAIALRTRAVKDGDDYIINGSKMFISNGTFCDFVPVACYTTDPKEVKKRGQGISLIVVEKGMPGFSATKLKKSGNRSHETAQLYFEDVRVPKENLIGEEGKGLAQILTTLKSGRISYGARATGMAQAAYDLAFKYAHEREQFGKQIAKFQINTVKLVDMAMHIDIMRMMTYRAAWMYSEGMNCMKEACMLKIYATEKVQELMLLALDLHGGYGYMREYAIERLWRDAKMLNLTEGTTPINYMAAARELGI, from the coding sequence ATGGATTTTGAGCTTTCTGAAGAACAGAAGATGTTCAGAGACCAGATTCGTAATTTTGCAGAGACTGAAATTGCTCCTTTGGTAGATGAAGCCGAAGAGAAAGAGGTTACACCTCTGCAACTTTTTCCAATGATGGGAAAACTCGGCTATCTTGGTATTACCTATTCGGAAAAATATGGTGGAGCAGAGGTCGATAAGATTACGGAGTGTATTCTGATTGAGGAGTTAAACAAGGTATGCGCCGGTATAGCCGGAGTGGTCAGTACCACCCATTCGGGTCTTGGCACAAGAGCAATAAATGATTACGGAACGGAAGAACAAAAGCAGAGATTTCTTGTGCCTGCTATCAAAGGTGAGAAAATAGCCGCTTTTGCATTAACTGAGGCCGATGCCGGTTCAGATGCTATTGCCCTTCGGACAAGAGCAGTAAAAGACGGCGATGATTATATTATTAACGGCAGCAAGATGTTTATCTCAAACGGCACCTTTTGTGATTTTGTGCCTGTTGCCTGTTATACTACCGATCCCAAAGAAGTAAAAAAGAGAGGGCAAGGAATAAGCCTTATTGTTGTTGAAAAAGGCATGCCGGGCTTTTCTGCGACAAAGTTAAAAAAGTCGGGAAATCGCTCTCATGAAACAGCCCAGCTATATTTTGAAGATGTAAGAGTGCCGAAAGAAAATCTGATAGGCGAAGAGGGTAAGGGCTTGGCTCAGATACTGACAACCCTCAAGTCAGGAAGAATTTCTTATGGTGCAAGAGCAACGGGTATGGCTCAGGCTGCATATGATCTTGCATTCAAATATGCCCATGAGAGAGAGCAGTTCGGCAAACAGATTGCAAAATTCCAGATCAACACTGTAAAGCTTGTTGATATGGCCATGCATATAGATATCATGCGGATGATGACCTACCGGGCGGCCTGGATGTACTCAGAGGGAATGAATTGTATGAAAGAGGCTTGCATGCTGAAGATTTATGCAACTGAGAAAGTACAAGAGCTGATGCTTTTAGCTCTCGATCTGCACGGCGGTTATGGTTATATGCGCGAATATGCGATTGAACGTCTGTGGCGCGATGCCAAGATGTTGAATCTTACTGAAGGAACCACGCCTATAAACTATATGGCTGCGGCAAGAGAACTTGGTATATAA
- a CDS encoding DUF1446 domain-containing protein, producing MKKVVIGSGSAFWGDIFEPALEMAQSGEVQYMGFDHLAELTMAILNRMKAKNPEAGYVPDIIPWTKRLLPVTQKNGIKMITNAGGANPVQAALEVAKVVKELNLAPMKLGVVSGDDILPYINDIRAQGWKFKNLDTGEEDIDSIQDRLGAANAYIGADHIIKELKNGADMIICGRVSDNALYVGPIMHEFGWDFSDQYIDRIAAAVTVGHIIECSACVSGGMSNMWKVSERPWDIGFPIAEFYENGDALITKTSGSGGIVNSWTVKEHLLYEIIDPANYLMPDGIGDFTALKLHDEARNRVMVTEMKGKKRPDTLKVCIGFKDGFIGEGLIYFPSPDALAKAQWAEKWLRERFKKLGINFRELRIDYMGVNMLHGEAAEVEDRDYNEIGLRIAGRTHTYKEAEAVRREATHLWTMGPVGSSFGVPMNVRPVIALWPSLVPRDAVKIESQLMEVS from the coding sequence ATGAAAAAAGTAGTTATTGGTTCCGGTTCAGCCTTTTGGGGAGATATTTTTGAACCGGCCCTGGAAATGGCGCAAAGCGGCGAAGTCCAATATATGGGCTTTGATCACCTTGCGGAATTGACCATGGCGATATTAAATCGCATGAAAGCAAAAAACCCGGAAGCCGGTTATGTTCCGGATATTATTCCCTGGACTAAAAGACTTCTTCCGGTTACTCAAAAAAACGGCATTAAAATGATAACCAATGCCGGAGGCGCTAATCCAGTGCAAGCGGCTTTGGAAGTGGCAAAGGTTGTCAAGGAGTTAAATCTTGCTCCGATGAAGTTAGGCGTTGTTTCCGGAGATGACATCCTGCCTTATATAAATGATATTCGAGCACAGGGCTGGAAGTTTAAGAATCTGGATACGGGCGAAGAAGACATTGATTCTATCCAGGACAGACTTGGCGCTGCCAATGCTTATATTGGCGCTGATCATATTATAAAAGAACTGAAAAACGGCGCAGATATGATAATTTGCGGCAGAGTTTCGGATAATGCCCTGTATGTTGGTCCTATTATGCATGAATTCGGCTGGGATTTCTCGGATCAGTATATAGATCGTATTGCTGCTGCTGTTACAGTAGGCCATATCATAGAATGTTCTGCCTGTGTAAGTGGCGGTATGTCAAACATGTGGAAAGTGTCGGAAAGACCTTGGGATATTGGTTTTCCGATAGCCGAATTTTATGAAAACGGTGATGCTCTTATTACAAAAACCAGTGGATCAGGTGGTATTGTGAATTCATGGACAGTCAAAGAACATTTGCTTTATGAAATCATTGATCCGGCAAATTACCTGATGCCGGACGGCATCGGTGACTTTACTGCTCTGAAATTGCATGATGAAGCAAGAAACCGTGTAATGGTTACAGAGATGAAAGGCAAGAAACGTCCTGATACTTTGAAAGTTTGTATAGGATTCAAAGACGGTTTTATTGGTGAAGGACTGATCTATTTTCCGTCACCCGATGCTCTTGCAAAAGCCCAGTGGGCTGAAAAATGGCTGAGAGAGAGATTTAAAAAACTTGGCATAAACTTCAGAGAACTTCGTATTGATTACATGGGTGTTAATATGCTCCATGGCGAAGCTGCTGAGGTAGAAGACAGGGATTATAATGAAATAGGCCTTAGAATAGCAGGCCGTACACATACCTATAAAGAAGCAGAAGCCGTACGCAGGGAAGCAACACATTTATGGACAATGGGACCTGTTGGCTCCAGTTTTGGTGTTCCTATGAATGTCAGACCGGTTATTGCGCTTTGGCCGTCACTTGTTCCGAGGGATGCCGTTAAGATCGAAAGTCAGTTAATGGAGGTGAGCTAA